Part of the Henckelia pumila isolate YLH828 chromosome 2, ASM3356847v2, whole genome shotgun sequence genome is shown below.
ttatagaaACACTGTTCAATTTTATTCTTACTCAATGAGTACTTGTATAAATGATTTGTTATCTTTCCAATAGATAGTTAATTACAAGACCTAATTAAATAGGGATATaataggaaaaataaaaaaaatattgctaAATATGACCGCAAAAAAAAGATCTATAATTGAAACATGTTTATATGACAAacgaaaaaagaaaaatgatctataattatatataattttttatttttaagaaataaaaattataatgaaTCATTAATATGATTCAACCGTATATTTTTTGACCAGGAAAAactatttcaaatattttaataaaaagttTAATTAACAAGTTCCTAAAAGGTACTGGCTGATCCAACaatatgaaataaatatataaatttttatttttaagaaataaaaattataatgaaTCATTAATATGATTCAACCGTATATTTTTTGACCAGGAAAAactatttcaaatattttaataaaaagttTACCAAATTTTTATTAGTGATTAATTTCTTAAGTCGAAGATGTTCTCATCTAAATCTTAACTATAAAATTAATCTATTCCCACCTTCGAATGACCGCAAGTTTCATTTATAGAATAACGACTGTTTCACACGGGTAGGTTtggttaaaaattaaaatcccttttAACCACTGCAGTTTTAAATGCTTCCACCCTGTCATACCTAAATGCAAACACACAAAATCCAcgacaattaaatatttttttttgtgtatccaagaaaatgaaatctcgtaTAAATATAATTACACTGTCTTTCCTcgtacatatatttttttttatttttgccacctaaattaatttttacatcataatatataatatattagaaGCTTTCTGATCAGAAGGAAAGAAAGCCTGTATCCAGCCAATATTTTCCCCTGCATTGTATAAATTGGTATGTAGATTCACTGAAAAAACAaggtgattttaattattagtaggGAAATGAATGCGTGTATTATGCTAATTAGTTTTCTCTTCCTTTTCAGCACGATTATAGTAGTGCTCCATGTCAATCACACTCAGATTAATTATCAATCCCTCGTATCATTCGACAAAGGGTTCAATCCCTTATACGGAGAGCATAACATCACCCCTTACGAAGCCAACAAATCGGTACAAATCTCCATGGACCAAACAACAAGCTCCGGATTCAGTTCCAAGCTAATGTACATGCATGGctacttcgagtcatccataaAGTTGCCGCAGAATTACAGCGCAGGAGTCGTGGTCACCTTCTACATGTGCAACGATCGCAAGTACCCGTATCGGCACGACGAAATAGATTTCGAGTTCTTGGGTCACATCCACGGCCAAGATTGGCTGGTGCAGACAAATTTCTATGGAAACGGGAGCACTGGCAGAGGTAGAGAAGAGAGATACGTGTTGTGGTTCGACCCTTCGCAGGATTTTCATCGTTATGGGATTATGTGGACTGATGATATAATCACGTATTACGTGGATGATGTTCCGATCAGGCATGTGAGAAGAGTGGAAGCCATGAGGGGTGATTTCCCATCCAAAGAAATGGGATTGTTTGGGACTATATGGAACGGCTCGGATTGGGCCACCGGTGGTGGAAAGCACAAATTGGATCTTAGTTATGGACCCTATGTAGCCAAGTATTCCAGCTTCGTGTTGAATGGATGTGGAGTTGATCCGAATCGAAAACGGAACCGTTGCGAATTTTCGAATGGATTGAGAAGCAAAGAGAGGGATCGAATGCAGGGTTTTAGGAGAAAATATATGACTTATTCGTATTGTTATGA
Proteins encoded:
- the LOC140878376 gene encoding probable xyloglucan endotransglucosylase/hydrolase protein 28; amino-acid sequence: MNACIMLISFLFLFSTIIVVLHVNHTQINYQSLVSFDKGFNPLYGEHNITPYEANKSVQISMDQTTSSGFSSKLMYMHGYFESSIKLPQNYSAGVVVTFYMCNDRKYPYRHDEIDFEFLGHIHGQDWLVQTNFYGNGSTGRGREERYVLWFDPSQDFHRYGIMWTDDIITYYVDDVPIRHVRRVEAMRGDFPSKEMGLFGTIWNGSDWATGGGKHKLDLSYGPYVAKYSSFVLNGCGVDPNRKRNRCEFSNGLRSKERDRMQGFRRKYMTYSYCYDKKRYVVPLPECVVDFEELEHLRKFDRWTFGAF